A part of Sulfurimonas sp. HSL-1716 genomic DNA contains:
- a CDS encoding LL-diaminopimelate aminotransferase, with amino-acid sequence MFDEIKFDRMERLPKYVFAEVNELKMKERRAGADVIDFSMGNPDGDTPLHIREKLIESAKKTKTHGYSTSKGIPKLLQAIADWYKRRYGVDLDPQTECVATMGSKEGYAHLAYAITNPGDVAVVPDPTYPIHSYAFILAGGNVVKFGLSFDEDYKIDEDKFFEDLERVFKENSPRPKYVLVNFPHNPTTATVTQDFYVRLVNMAKKERFYVISDIAYGDITFDGYVTPSIMSVPGAKDVAVESFTLSKSYNMAGWRVGFFVGNKKLIGALQKIKSWLDYGMFTPIQVAATIALNGDQQCVKEITDKYDHRQNVLLDAFNKAGWPMRRNQASMFVWAKIPECAIDLGSLEFSKKLLREAHVAVAPGIGFGEYGEGYVRIALIENDKRIRQAAKNIKVFLKQFEESKDK; translated from the coding sequence ATGTTTGATGAAATAAAATTTGATAGAATGGAAAGACTTCCGAAGTATGTTTTTGCGGAGGTCAATGAACTTAAAATGAAAGAGCGCCGCGCAGGCGCGGACGTCATCGATTTCAGTATGGGAAATCCGGACGGCGATACTCCTTTGCACATTAGAGAAAAACTTATCGAATCTGCCAAAAAAACAAAGACGCATGGGTATTCGACGTCAAAAGGCATCCCTAAACTTCTTCAAGCGATAGCCGACTGGTATAAACGCCGTTACGGCGTCGATCTTGATCCTCAAACAGAGTGTGTCGCTACGATGGGAAGCAAAGAGGGGTACGCTCATCTGGCGTATGCTATTACGAATCCCGGCGATGTCGCCGTCGTTCCGGATCCGACCTATCCGATCCACTCCTACGCTTTTATATTGGCGGGAGGAAACGTCGTTAAGTTCGGTCTTTCGTTCGATGAGGATTATAAGATCGATGAGGACAAGTTTTTCGAAGATCTCGAACGTGTCTTTAAAGAGAACTCTCCGAGACCGAAATATGTGCTTGTAAATTTCCCGCACAATCCGACGACTGCGACGGTCACGCAGGATTTTTACGTAAGACTGGTCAATATGGCAAAAAAAGAGAGATTTTATGTGATCTCAGATATCGCTTACGGAGATATCACGTTTGACGGTTACGTTACCCCGTCTATTATGAGCGTTCCGGGCGCAAAAGATGTAGCCGTCGAATCGTTTACGCTCTCTAAAAGCTATAATATGGCAGGATGGCGTGTAGGTTTCTTTGTAGGGAACAAAAAACTCATAGGAGCGCTTCAAAAAATAAAATCATGGCTTGACTACGGTATGTTTACGCCTATACAAGTTGCCGCAACTATCGCTTTAAACGGCGATCAGCAGTGTGTTAAAGAGATCACCGATAAATACGATCATCGTCAAAATGTCCTGCTTGATGCGTTTAATAAAGCGGGATGGCCGATGAGAAGAAATCAGGCGAGTATGTTTGTATGGGCAAAGATTCCGGAGTGTGCTATAGATCTGGGATCTTTGGAGTTTTCGAAAAAACTGCTTCGCGAAGCGCACGTGGCAGTTGCTCCGGGGATCGGATTTGGTGAATACGGCGAGGGATATGTCCGTATTGCGCTGATCGAAAATGATAAGCGTATCCGTCAGGCCGCAAAAAATATCAAGGTGTTTTTAAAACAGTTTGAAGAATCTAAGGATAAATAG
- the trxA gene encoding thioredoxin: MKKELKIMGRYIELTSANFEETINEGVVLVDFWAPWCGPCRMIAPVIEELAEDFDGKAKICKVNTDEEQDIAVKFGIRSIPTILFFKNGEMVEQMVGAASKQAFEDKLNSLL, from the coding sequence ATAAAAAAGGAACTAAAGATAATGGGTAGATATATAGAACTTACTTCAGCGAATTTTGAAGAGACAATTAACGAAGGTGTGGTATTAGTGGATTTTTGGGCTCCATGGTGTGGACCTTGTCGTATGATCGCGCCTGTTATTGAAGAGTTGGCAGAAGATTTCGACGGAAAAGCAAAAATTTGTAAAGTAAACACTGACGAAGAACAAGATATCGCAGTCAAGTTCGGTATTCGTTCCATTCCGACTATCCTTTTCTTTAAAAACGGTGAAATGGTAGAACAGATGGTCGGTGCTGCTTCAAAACAGGCTTTTGAAGATAAACTAAACTCTCTTTTATAA
- the trxB gene encoding thioredoxin-disulfide reductase, protein MLDCAIIGGGPAGLTAGLYTTRGGLANVVMFEKGMPGGQITQSSEIENYPGITGEITGMDLMIPWPEQCQKFGLKHEMVEVTRVSRKENGNFIIHRGDGKSQEAYSVIVCTGSTPRRAGFKKEDEFFGRGVSTCATCDGFFYKGKEVAVIGGGDTALEEALYLAKICTKVYLIHRRDTFRSAPNTVERVKSTANIELVLNAVPDEVFGDAMGVTGIRVVNNEGQSRDIAVPGVFTFVGNNVNNQVLLQEDGTFLCELNSFGEVIVDLSMRTSVEGLFAAGDMRVEAPKQVVSAAGDGAVAALKAISYVDEKLSHQKD, encoded by the coding sequence ATTTTAGATTGTGCTATTATAGGCGGTGGTCCGGCAGGTCTTACAGCGGGACTTTATACGACGCGCGGCGGTCTTGCGAACGTAGTGATGTTTGAAAAAGGTATGCCCGGCGGTCAGATAACGCAAAGCAGCGAGATCGAGAATTATCCGGGCATAACGGGCGAGATCACGGGTATGGACCTGATGATACCGTGGCCCGAACAGTGTCAGAAGTTTGGATTAAAACATGAGATGGTCGAAGTAACGCGTGTTTCACGCAAAGAAAACGGCAATTTTATCATACACAGAGGCGACGGTAAATCACAAGAAGCTTACAGTGTCATCGTTTGTACGGGTTCGACTCCCCGCCGTGCCGGCTTTAAAAAAGAAGATGAATTCTTCGGAAGAGGCGTAAGTACCTGTGCGACATGCGACGGATTTTTCTATAAAGGCAAAGAAGTTGCGGTCATCGGCGGCGGAGACACTGCTTTGGAAGAGGCTCTTTACCTAGCAAAGATCTGTACAAAAGTCTACCTTATACATCGCAGAGATACGTTCCGCTCGGCGCCAAATACCGTTGAACGCGTAAAATCCACCGCAAATATAGAGCTTGTTTTAAACGCCGTTCCCGATGAAGTGTTCGGTGATGCAATGGGTGTAACTGGTATCAGAGTCGTAAACAATGAGGGACAAAGCAGAGATATCGCAGTGCCCGGCGTATTTACATTTGTCGGGAACAACGTGAACAATCAGGTGCTTTTGCAAGAAGACGGAACATTTTTATGTGAGCTCAACAGTTTTGGCGAAGTTATCGTGGATTTGAGTATGAGAACCTCGGTCGAAGGATTGTTCGCTGCGGGCGATATGAGAGTAGAAGCCCCAAAACAGGTCGTCAGTGCTGCGGGCGACGGTGCAGTGGCAGCGCTTAAAGCGATCTCATACGTAGATGAAAAATTAAGCCATCAAAAAGATTAA
- the rlmB gene encoding 23S rRNA (guanosine(2251)-2'-O)-methyltransferase RlmB: MLIYGKQPVYYILQNHPHLVSKLYLAKDIDKKDYSKLMKSGFEVKRIPSDAADKMCKSSNHQGFLAEIEDFEYTPLKSFLDKDFVVVLASITDVGNIGAIVRSAYAFGVEGVIATGIKQLSMEPVMRSSTGALSDMPFALVSNIYDVINDLKTSGFTIYGAVMDGEDIRDVKPSKKRAIILGSESAGIPPKAESRLDKKISIKMENGFDSLNVSVAGAILMDRMRV, encoded by the coding sequence ATGTTAATTTATGGGAAACAGCCGGTATATTATATACTGCAAAATCATCCTCACCTTGTAAGCAAACTGTACCTTGCAAAGGATATAGATAAGAAAGATTACTCAAAACTGATGAAGTCCGGTTTTGAGGTCAAACGCATTCCGTCCGATGCCGCTGACAAGATGTGCAAAAGCTCGAACCATCAAGGCTTTTTAGCCGAGATAGAGGATTTTGAGTATACGCCTTTGAAATCTTTTTTAGATAAAGATTTTGTAGTCGTTTTGGCATCGATCACCGATGTCGGAAATATCGGTGCAATTGTAAGAAGCGCCTATGCTTTTGGCGTTGAGGGTGTTATTGCCACGGGGATTAAACAGCTGAGTATGGAACCTGTCATGAGAAGCTCTACGGGGGCTTTATCGGATATGCCGTTTGCTCTTGTCTCAAATATCTATGATGTCATAAACGATCTGAAGACATCAGGATTTACGATCTACGGCGCCGTCATGGACGGAGAAGACATACGTGATGTGAAGCCTTCTAAAAAACGTGCGATCATACTCGGGAGCGAATCTGCGGGAATACCTCCCAAAGCGGAAAGCCGTCTCGATAAAAAGATCTCCATAAAAATGGAGAATGGATTTGATTCTTTAAATGTTAGTGTTGCGGGAGCTATTTTGATGGATAGGATGCGTGTATGA
- a CDS encoding molybdopterin-dependent oxidoreductase, with translation MENVETIDSVCTYCGVGCDIAANVKDNKIQKIFAHPDGVVSQGKLCIKGKYGFDFIEAQDRLQTPRIRKSFLEKNPYIKESIVSTLIDLDDIWYETTLESATTAAAMKLQDIQTKYGEKSVCSIGGARTSCESSYFFQKFTRHTLNSPHVDNCARVCHSPSLKGMRTTIGEGAATNPYNDIYNCEFMIVIGSNTTEAHPIIANRIVDMAQKHDNLAVFDVREIKLHRFSKYKAIIPHEANLLVLNMLAYTIIDEELYHESFIADRTKGFAEFKEKILNDPYANPKYFEEIEGYEYLSKMIPKIAREYALKKSMIFWGLGVTEHLDGSYAVMAITHLALMTGNVGKEGAGLMPLRGQNNVQGACDMGMLPYYAPDYQEPKEIGLMTPQLVDEMLQDRIKAVLNVGEDITHIHPNLNKIDKAFERLELLFVQELFMTDVASRADIVVGVKSAYEKTGVYVNAMRRLHLSQPLVKSDLPDDWEVLQILDNKMGGNANYASSKDVWDEVREVAYHRFSGASYVRLERHRKRGLQWPVHTEDTPILHQLDFRTEDGLGEFHYHQYKLRGMIEEIVNKELTGYHFTTGRTIAQYNNASQTSRSEKLNKRYDEDILLVHEGDRGDFTTEKVILRSEFGETTPLSVQFTEKIQPKTLFCTFHHAKSKINSLFGDKSDELILTAAFKSVKVEILPVQ, from the coding sequence ATGGAAAATGTTGAAACTATAGACAGTGTGTGTACATACTGCGGGGTCGGATGTGATATAGCAGCGAATGTAAAAGATAACAAGATACAAAAGATTTTTGCTCATCCCGACGGTGTTGTTTCACAAGGAAAACTGTGCATCAAAGGAAAGTACGGCTTTGATTTCATAGAAGCGCAGGACAGGCTGCAGACTCCACGTATCCGTAAATCTTTTCTAGAAAAGAACCCGTATATAAAAGAGAGCATCGTTTCGACTCTGATCGATCTTGACGATATATGGTATGAGACCACGCTTGAGAGCGCGACTACCGCGGCGGCAATGAAACTTCAGGATATCCAGACGAAATACGGTGAAAAAAGCGTCTGCTCCATCGGCGGAGCAAGGACGTCATGCGAAAGCTCATACTTTTTTCAAAAGTTTACGCGTCATACTCTGAACTCTCCGCATGTGGACAACTGTGCGAGAGTCTGCCACAGCCCGAGTCTAAAAGGGATGAGAACTACCATAGGCGAAGGTGCTGCGACAAACCCGTACAACGATATCTATAACTGTGAATTTATGATCGTCATCGGTTCGAATACGACCGAAGCTCATCCTATCATCGCAAACCGCATCGTCGATATGGCGCAAAAACATGACAACCTGGCGGTATTTGACGTCAGAGAGATCAAACTTCACAGATTCTCTAAATATAAAGCGATTATCCCGCATGAAGCAAATCTTTTAGTTTTGAACATGCTTGCTTATACGATCATCGACGAGGAACTTTATCATGAGAGTTTCATCGCCGACAGGACAAAAGGATTTGCCGAGTTTAAAGAGAAGATATTAAACGATCCGTATGCAAATCCGAAATACTTCGAAGAGATAGAGGGATATGAATATCTCTCAAAGATGATACCGAAGATAGCTCGCGAGTATGCGCTTAAAAAATCGATGATCTTCTGGGGGCTTGGAGTTACCGAACATCTGGACGGCTCATATGCGGTCATGGCCATAACGCATCTGGCGTTAATGACTGGAAATGTAGGCAAAGAGGGTGCCGGGCTTATGCCTTTAAGGGGGCAGAATAATGTTCAAGGAGCCTGCGACATGGGTATGCTTCCATATTATGCGCCCGACTATCAGGAACCAAAAGAGATCGGACTGATGACCCCTCAGCTGGTCGATGAGATGCTTCAAGACCGCATAAAAGCGGTGCTTAACGTGGGAGAGGATATCACGCATATCCATCCGAATCTCAATAAAATAGATAAAGCCTTTGAACGGCTGGAGCTTCTTTTTGTGCAGGAACTTTTTATGACCGATGTCGCTTCCCGTGCGGATATCGTCGTAGGGGTGAAGTCGGCGTACGAGAAGACCGGAGTCTACGTTAACGCGATGAGAAGACTGCACCTTTCACAGCCGCTTGTAAAATCGGATCTGCCTGACGACTGGGAAGTGCTGCAGATTCTTGACAACAAGATGGGCGGAAATGCAAACTATGCAAGTTCAAAAGATGTCTGGGACGAAGTAAGAGAGGTCGCTTACCACCGCTTCAGCGGCGCTTCTTACGTAAGGCTCGAGCGTCACAGAAAAAGAGGGCTTCAATGGCCGGTTCACACCGAAGACACGCCTATTTTACATCAGCTTGACTTTAGAACCGAAGACGGGCTGGGAGAGTTTCATTACCATCAGTATAAACTAAGAGGAATGATAGAAGAGATTGTCAATAAAGAACTCACGGGATACCATTTCACCACGGGACGCACGATTGCCCAATACAACAATGCCTCTCAGACTTCGCGCAGTGAAAAACTGAACAAACGCTATGATGAAGATATTCTGCTTGTGCATGAGGGAGACAGAGGTGATTTTACGACGGAAAAAGTCATACTGAGATCTGAATTTGGAGAGACTACCCCTTTAAGCGTGCAGTTTACGGAAAAAATACAGCCGAAGACGCTTTTTTGTACTTTCCATCATGCAAAATCGAAGATAAACTCTCTTTTTGGAGACAAAAGCGACGAGCTTATTTTAACGGCGGCTTTTAAATCCGTAAAAGTAGAGATACTTCCTGTGCAATGA
- a CDS encoding YraN family protein, producing MSRAKGDAAESRACEYLSTNGYTIVQRNFYSRFGEIDIIAFKDEVLHFVEVKSGEEYESAVQNITPQKMSRVLRTADVYIKKNALECAYVYDAIIVTPASIDMIENITF from the coding sequence ATGAGCAGAGCAAAAGGCGATGCTGCGGAGAGCAGGGCCTGTGAATATCTCTCTACTAACGGGTATACGATAGTGCAGAGGAATTTTTACAGCAGGTTCGGTGAGATAGATATCATAGCTTTTAAGGATGAAGTTCTGCATTTCGTAGAAGTGAAAAGCGGTGAAGAGTATGAATCCGCAGTACAAAACATCACGCCTCAGAAGATGAGTAGAGTTTTGAGAACGGCAGACGTTTATATAAAGAAAAATGCACTTGAGTGTGCTTATGTGTACGATGCAATCATCGTCACGCCCGCCTCGATCGATATGATCGAAAACATCACCTTTTAA
- the purF gene encoding amidophosphoribosyltransferase, with protein MLENMNEKCAVVGIFGHKEASKLAYFSLHALQHRGQEAAGISSADGKKLHTIKDRGLVTTVFDEKKLETLKGKNAIGHTRYSTAGDDSILDAQPVFARYDLGEMAIVHNGNLTNAKEVRDALIEKGAIFQTFMDTENLIHLIAKSEKEHLVDRIIDGVKRIEGAFSLVFLSRTKMFAMRDRFGFRPLSLGRIANGGYVVASETCAFDLIGAKYIRDVEPGELLIFEEDKAPQSIRIFEPTPKHCIFEYVYFARPDSSIYGQSVYQMRKNMGVELSKIKPVDADMVIPVPDGGVPAAIGYSQGSGIPYEMGIMRNHYIGRTFIEPTQEMRDLKVKMKLSPMQEIIKGKSIIVVDDSIVRGTTSRRIVRMLKDAGAREVHMRISSPPTTDPCFYGVDTPDKDKLIASNMSIDEICDFIEADSLAYLSEEALLKSVNADTEDRYCTACFTGKYIV; from the coding sequence TTGCTTGAAAATATGAATGAAAAGTGTGCGGTCGTCGGAATATTTGGTCATAAAGAGGCTTCTAAGCTGGCATACTTTTCACTGCATGCGCTGCAGCACCGCGGTCAGGAAGCCGCCGGAATATCTTCTGCCGACGGAAAAAAACTTCATACTATCAAAGACAGAGGATTGGTAACCACCGTCTTTGACGAGAAAAAACTTGAAACGCTCAAAGGCAAGAACGCGATAGGACATACGAGATATTCTACGGCTGGAGATGATTCCATTCTTGATGCCCAGCCTGTTTTTGCAAGATACGATCTCGGAGAGATGGCCATCGTTCACAACGGTAACTTGACCAATGCCAAAGAGGTTCGTGATGCGTTGATCGAAAAAGGGGCGATTTTTCAAACTTTTATGGATACGGAGAACCTTATTCATTTGATCGCAAAAAGTGAAAAAGAGCATCTTGTAGACCGTATAATCGACGGCGTAAAACGAATAGAGGGCGCATTTTCATTAGTTTTTTTAAGCCGCACGAAAATGTTTGCTATGCGCGACAGATTCGGTTTTCGTCCTTTAAGTCTTGGAAGAATAGCCAACGGCGGATATGTCGTAGCGAGCGAAACCTGCGCATTTGATCTTATCGGTGCCAAGTATATACGTGACGTAGAGCCCGGCGAGCTCCTCATATTTGAAGAAGATAAGGCACCCCAGAGTATACGGATATTCGAGCCTACTCCAAAACACTGTATCTTCGAATATGTGTATTTTGCCCGTCCCGATTCAAGTATATACGGACAAAGCGTCTATCAGATGCGAAAGAACATGGGTGTCGAGCTCTCCAAAATAAAACCCGTCGATGCGGATATGGTCATTCCTGTTCCCGACGGCGGTGTTCCTGCGGCTATCGGATATTCTCAAGGAAGCGGAATTCCGTATGAGATGGGAATCATGAGAAACCACTATATCGGACGTACTTTCATCGAACCTACGCAGGAGATGAGGGATCTCAAAGTGAAGATGAAGCTTTCACCTATGCAGGAGATCATAAAAGGCAAATCGATAATCGTGGTGGATGATTCGATTGTCCGCGGAACAACCTCAAGAAGAATAGTTAGGATGCTCAAAGATGCAGGGGCAAGAGAAGTTCATATGAGGATATCCTCTCCTCCTACGACCGATCCATGTTTTTACGGTGTGGATACTCCAGACAAAGATAAACTTATCGCCTCGAATATGTCCATAGACGAGATATGTGATTTCATAGAGGCCGATTCTTTGGCGTATCTTAGTGAAGAGGCCCTGCTCAAAAGTGTGAACGCCGACACTGAAGATCGATATTGTACGGCTTGTTTTACAGGTAAGTACATAGTATAG
- the dapB gene encoding 4-hydroxy-tetrahydrodipicolinate reductase, protein MIKVGVFGASGRVGRLLLEDLKLEENMSLSTVYVRESLDFSIDPSVLVTNDLHTFLSACDIVVDFSLPEACQWLLEEAVKAPKPLVIGTTGLDLHQMNLLKDASEVMPILYATNMSLGVALLNKLVHIASQTLEGFDIEIVEQHHRHKKDAPSGTALTLAYSAAEARDLDLDKVRVSGRNGNIGERTKDEIAVMALRGGDIVGRHTVGFYNDGEFIELNHTATSRNTFSKGALRAARWLVDKPAGLYNIADCLEL, encoded by the coding sequence ATGATTAAAGTTGGAGTCTTTGGCGCGAGCGGAAGAGTAGGCCGTTTACTATTGGAAGATCTGAAATTAGAGGAAAATATGTCGCTGTCTACGGTGTATGTAAGAGAGAGTCTTGATTTTTCTATCGATCCTTCGGTTTTAGTGACAAACGATCTGCACACTTTTTTGAGTGCTTGCGACATTGTAGTGGATTTTTCTTTGCCGGAGGCATGTCAATGGCTTTTAGAAGAGGCCGTCAAAGCTCCGAAACCTTTGGTCATCGGTACGACGGGGCTTGATCTGCACCAAATGAACCTTTTAAAAGATGCGAGTGAAGTCATGCCGATTCTTTATGCTACGAACATGTCGCTTGGTGTCGCTCTTTTAAATAAACTGGTCCATATTGCGTCTCAGACTTTAGAAGGGTTTGATATAGAGATAGTCGAACAGCACCATAGACATAAAAAAGACGCTCCGAGCGGTACGGCGCTTACGTTGGCGTATAGTGCGGCGGAAGCCAGAGACCTTGATCTGGATAAAGTCAGAGTAAGCGGCAGAAACGGTAATATCGGCGAGAGAACGAAAGATGAGATCGCCGTTATGGCGCTTCGCGGCGGCGATATCGTCGGACGTCATACCGTAGGTTTTTATAACGACGGTGAATTTATCGAACTAAATCATACGGCGACAAGTAGAAATACTTTTTCTAAAGGTGCGCTTCGCGCTGCAAGATGGCTTGTGGACAAGCCTGCGGGACTCTATAATATTGCAGATTGTCTGGAGCTTTGA
- a CDS encoding outer membrane protein OmpK, which translates to MHNLKKYKKMIFAFLVVFLTCSSLFADDSLLKTNYSFLNVSANYLDWTKSTEKSSPQRDFAYLELEGGAGFEWGDVYGYFDIENPSRGYDNTPQDNRRYAFKPAMDIRLFHSNWYIYSQDFNLYSKDYHISNLIAGISYKMVKEDLLFQPFLAPHYQESTYYSGFNGYMFGWILNYDFTMHKEKFTIFQWHEQEFARDKKHYLAADGSRTGDGESYGIQGSFELWWHMTKRVKAGLQYRYALNKLGYYGYQDGFIYSLRYYFKR; encoded by the coding sequence ATGCATAATTTGAAAAAATATAAAAAAATGATCTTTGCTTTTTTAGTAGTATTTTTGACCTGTTCCTCTCTTTTTGCCGACGATTCTCTTTTGAAAACAAACTACTCTTTTTTAAACGTCAGCGCTAACTATCTTGATTGGACGAAAAGCACAGAAAAAAGCTCGCCGCAAAGAGATTTTGCCTATCTGGAGCTAGAAGGCGGAGCCGGATTTGAGTGGGGAGACGTCTATGGCTATTTTGACATAGAAAACCCTTCAAGAGGATATGACAATACACCTCAAGACAACAGAAGATACGCTTTCAAACCCGCAATGGATATCAGGCTTTTTCACAGTAACTGGTATATATATTCTCAGGATTTCAACCTTTATTCAAAAGATTACCATATCTCAAACCTCATCGCCGGTATCTCGTATAAAATGGTAAAAGAGGATCTGCTCTTTCAGCCTTTTTTGGCTCCGCACTATCAGGAAAGCACCTATTACAGCGGTTTTAACGGCTATATGTTCGGCTGGATATTAAACTATGATTTTACGATGCACAAGGAAAAATTTACCATCTTTCAATGGCATGAGCAAGAGTTCGCAAGAGATAAAAAACACTACCTTGCAGCCGACGGTTCACGCACAGGAGACGGAGAATCTTACGGCATTCAAGGCTCTTTTGAACTTTGGTGGCATATGACAAAAAGAGTAAAAGCGGGGCTGCAGTACCGTTACGCACTGAACAAACTCGGCTACTACGGATATCAAGACGGATTTATTTACTCTTTAAGATACTATTTTAAAAGGTGA
- a CDS encoding homoserine dehydrogenase, with protein sequence MITVGIIGVGTVGTSVVNILKDNQEIISARAGDEIKVKSGVVRNLAKHRGLDIILTDNARDVLEDPEIDIVVELMGGVDDAFVVVKRALENGKAVVTANKALLAYHRYELQDMAGDLPFEYEASVAGGIPIINALRDGLSANHIKSIMGIMNGTCNYMLTKMINEGVAFDVILKEAQELGYAEADPTFDIGGFDAAHKLLILASIAYGIDAKPEDILIEGIQEITQDDIAFAKEFGYSVKLLGIAKRVNNEVELRVHAALIDNTEMIAKIDGVMNGISVVGDKVGETLYYGPGAGGDATASAVIANIIDIARSGKSKPMLGFDKPLERGLKLKPAGDIESKYYLRINVSDKAGVLAKLTNIFANNEISIETILQRPSREGSANLLISTHMAVEKDIQNMIKSIEVLDFVNSKPVMIRIV encoded by the coding sequence GTGATTACAGTAGGGATTATTGGTGTCGGAACAGTAGGAACGTCAGTAGTAAATATCTTAAAAGACAATCAAGAGATCATCTCGGCGCGTGCGGGTGACGAGATAAAAGTAAAAAGCGGGGTGGTCAGGAATCTTGCCAAGCACAGAGGTCTTGATATCATTTTGACAGACAATGCCCGTGATGTATTGGAAGATCCGGAGATAGATATCGTCGTCGAATTGATGGGCGGCGTTGACGATGCATTTGTAGTGGTAAAGCGCGCTTTAGAAAACGGTAAGGCAGTGGTCACTGCAAACAAAGCACTTTTAGCGTACCATCGTTACGAACTCCAGGATATGGCGGGTGATCTTCCGTTTGAATATGAAGCGAGTGTCGCAGGAGGTATCCCTATCATTAACGCTCTTCGCGACGGTCTTTCTGCGAACCATATCAAATCAATCATGGGCATAATGAACGGCACTTGTAACTATATGCTGACCAAGATGATAAATGAAGGCGTGGCTTTTGACGTTATTCTTAAAGAAGCCCAGGAACTGGGATATGCCGAAGCAGATCCTACTTTTGATATCGGTGGATTCGATGCGGCTCATAAACTTCTCATTCTTGCCAGTATCGCATACGGTATCGATGCAAAACCCGAAGATATCCTTATCGAAGGGATTCAGGAGATCACGCAAGACGATATCGCATTTGCAAAAGAGTTCGGCTACAGTGTGAAACTGCTTGGTATCGCAAAGCGTGTCAATAACGAAGTCGAACTCCGTGTGCATGCGGCGCTGATAGACAACACCGAAATGATCGCCAAGATAGACGGCGTCATGAACGGCATCAGCGTCGTAGGCGATAAAGTCGGAGAAACGCTTTACTACGGACCGGGTGCGGGCGGAGACGCAACTGCAAGCGCGGTCATAGCAAATATCATAGATATCGCCAGAAGCGGAAAAAGCAAGCCGATGCTCGGGTTTGACAAACCGCTGGAAAGAGGGTTGAAGCTAAAGCCTGCCGGCGATATCGAATCCAAATACTATCTTCGCATCAATGTCTCTGACAAAGCGGGAGTTTTGGCAAAACTGACAAATATCTTTGCAAACAACGAGATATCTATCGAAACGATTTTACAGCGCCCATCGCGTGAGGGAAGCGCGAATCTTCTTATCTCGACACACATGGCCGTCGAAAAAGATATACAAAACATGATCAAGAGCATAGAGGTTCTTGATTTTGTGAACTCAAAACCGGTTATGATCCGTATCGTATAA
- a CDS encoding SDR family NAD(P)-dependent oxidoreductase — MKILITGASSGIGAALAHRYAKDGNHLILLSRDKNRLQDLQRSLSCKTDIIDIDICDFELLQKRIKEIDSIDMVILNAGISIGHSLEITPFDDFKKLYDTNLLSYHALLEPLLPKFKEKKSGTIVFISSLASLITMPSSVAYSSSKRALNAYAEGIRYKYKPHGINVVNILPGFIDTPLTQKNDFSMPFLMSLEEGSKRIEKAIEKRKRIYAFPLRFYLIIKTLGLLPQFLRERIVNSLYK, encoded by the coding sequence GTGAAGATACTCATAACAGGCGCAAGCAGCGGCATCGGTGCTGCGCTGGCGCACCGCTACGCAAAAGATGGCAACCACCTTATCCTGCTCTCCAGAGATAAAAACAGACTTCAAGACCTTCAACGCTCCCTGTCATGCAAAACCGATATCATAGATATAGATATATGTGATTTCGAGCTTTTGCAAAAAAGGATAAAAGAGATAGATTCGATCGATATGGTCATACTCAATGCCGGGATCTCTATAGGACACTCCCTTGAAATCACCCCGTTTGATGATTTTAAAAAACTCTACGATACGAATCTTCTTTCTTATCATGCCCTCCTTGAACCGCTTCTGCCGAAATTTAAAGAGAAAAAGAGCGGTACTATCGTGTTTATCTCCTCTCTTGCCTCGCTTATCACGATGCCCAGCTCCGTGGCTTACAGCTCTTCAAAAAGAGCCCTCAACGCGTATGCAGAGGGGATAAGATATAAATATAAGCCGCATGGGATCAATGTCGTCAATATCCTGCCCGGATTTATAGATACGCCGCTTACGCAAAAGAATGATTTTTCTATGCCGTTTTTGATGAGTTTGGAAGAGGGAAGCAAAAGGATAGAAAAAGCGATAGAAAAGAGAAAAAGGATCTACGCTTTTCCTCTTAGATTTTATTTAATCATAAAAACTCTCGGTCTGCTTCCACAGTTTTTAAGAGAAAGAATTGTAAACTCCCTATATAAATAA